In one window of Eleutherodactylus coqui strain aEleCoq1 chromosome 10, aEleCoq1.hap1, whole genome shotgun sequence DNA:
- the CDK20 gene encoding cyclin-dependent kinase 20 isoform X1 has translation MEQYSLLGRIGEGAHGIVFKAKHIETGEAVALKKVALRKLEEGIPNQALREIKALREIEDNPYVVKLREVFPHGTGFVLVFEYMLSDLSEVIRDSDQLLTEAQVKGYMMMLLKGVKFCHENSIMHRDLKPANLLISSSGLLKIADFGLARVFSNDSGRLYSHQVATRWYRAPELLYGARKYEEGVDLWAVGCIFGELLNGSPLFPGENDIEQLCCVLRTLGTPNVKTWPEITELPDYNKISFKEHRPLPPERIVSDAPPEAVQLLMRFLVYPSSQRIGAAEALLHPYFFREPLPAHHSELPIPQRGGRRNRQLQREFHTEEPVCDSLVEPGVLSDYLHGL, from the exons ACTGGGGAAGCCGTTGccctgaaaaaagtggcgctaAGAAAACTGGAGGAAGGGATTCCAAACCAGGCACTGCGGGAGATCAAGGCGCTGCGCGAGATCGAAGACAACCCATAC GTGGTGAAGCTCCGGGAGGTCTTCCCGCACGGCACCGGCTTCGTCCTGGTCTTCGAGTACATGCTCTCCGACCTCTCTGAGGTCATCAGGGACTCTGACCAGCTGCTCACCGAGGCGCAGGTGAAGGGCTACATGATGATGCTGCTGAAGGGGGTCAAGTTCTGCCATGAGAATTCCATCATGCATCGG GACCTGAAGCCTGCCAACCTTCTCATCAGTTCCAGCGGGCTCCTGAAGATCGCCGACTTCGGCCTGGCACGAGTCTTTTCTAATGACAGCGGACGTCTATACAGTCATCAAGTAGCCACCAG ATGGTACCGAGCGCCGGAGCTGCTCTACGGAGCCCGCAAGTACGAGGAGGGGGTGGATCTGTG GGCCGTCGGATGCATTTTTGGGGAGCTGCTGAATggctcccccctcttccccggAGAAAATGACATTGAGCAGCTGTGCTGCGTGCTTCGGACGCTGGGGACCCCGAATGTTAAGACTTGGCCG GAAATCACAGAACTCCCGGATTACAACAAGATTTCCTTCAAGGAGCACCGTCCTCTCCCGCCGGAGCGCATCGTCTCGGACGCCCCCCCAGAGGCTGTGCAGCTCCTCATGCGCTTCCTGGTGTATCCGTCCAGCCAGCGGATTGGCGCAGCGGAG GCTCTTCTCCATCCATACTTTTTTCGGGAGCCTCTTCCTGCTCATCACTCGGAGCTGCCGATCCCCCAGAGAGGCGGAAGAAGAAACCGACAGCTTCAGCGAGAGTTCCATACAGAAGAACCCGTATGTGACAGCCTCGTGGAGCCGGGGGTCCTGAGCGACTACCTCCACGGACTCTGA
- the CDK20 gene encoding cyclin-dependent kinase 20 isoform X2: MLSDLSEVIRDSDQLLTEAQVKGYMMMLLKGVKFCHENSIMHRDLKPANLLISSSGLLKIADFGLARVFSNDSGRLYSHQVATRWYRAPELLYGARKYEEGVDLWAVGCIFGELLNGSPLFPGENDIEQLCCVLRTLGTPNVKTWPEITELPDYNKISFKEHRPLPPERIVSDAPPEAVQLLMRFLVYPSSQRIGAAEALLHPYFFREPLPAHHSELPIPQRGGRRNRQLQREFHTEEPVCDSLVEPGVLSDYLHGL; encoded by the exons ATGCTCTCCGACCTCTCTGAGGTCATCAGGGACTCTGACCAGCTGCTCACCGAGGCGCAGGTGAAGGGCTACATGATGATGCTGCTGAAGGGGGTCAAGTTCTGCCATGAGAATTCCATCATGCATCGG GACCTGAAGCCTGCCAACCTTCTCATCAGTTCCAGCGGGCTCCTGAAGATCGCCGACTTCGGCCTGGCACGAGTCTTTTCTAATGACAGCGGACGTCTATACAGTCATCAAGTAGCCACCAG ATGGTACCGAGCGCCGGAGCTGCTCTACGGAGCCCGCAAGTACGAGGAGGGGGTGGATCTGTG GGCCGTCGGATGCATTTTTGGGGAGCTGCTGAATggctcccccctcttccccggAGAAAATGACATTGAGCAGCTGTGCTGCGTGCTTCGGACGCTGGGGACCCCGAATGTTAAGACTTGGCCG GAAATCACAGAACTCCCGGATTACAACAAGATTTCCTTCAAGGAGCACCGTCCTCTCCCGCCGGAGCGCATCGTCTCGGACGCCCCCCCAGAGGCTGTGCAGCTCCTCATGCGCTTCCTGGTGTATCCGTCCAGCCAGCGGATTGGCGCAGCGGAG GCTCTTCTCCATCCATACTTTTTTCGGGAGCCTCTTCCTGCTCATCACTCGGAGCTGCCGATCCCCCAGAGAGGCGGAAGAAGAAACCGACAGCTTCAGCGAGAGTTCCATACAGAAGAACCCGTATGTGACAGCCTCGTGGAGCCGGGGGTCCTGAGCGACTACCTCCACGGACTCTGA